In a single window of the Streptomyces sp. NBC_00353 genome:
- a CDS encoding GNAT family N-acetyltransferase, whose product MTVIVRDFLPTDAEAWVRVRRASLPYMVTTPEQVVFEQATAHPDKRYRLLIAEEDGEIIGTAQVGIAYDSPEPGQGFCNPYTLPQRAGRGAGSLLVRTAEEYLAGAGAVAVYTWVLDEPANRVFAEKRGYTPSRPAHFLHLGLAHGTLPPRQKLPNGVELRTAADFADDPRPLFEADAESTADEPSDTPAELADYEDWLQHTWNNPGLDRELTSVAVVDGQVAAFSAANTDGLTRYWSGMTGTRRAYRNQGLAKLAKNDSLHRARAAGYTDAYTGNDADNGPMLAINTWFGYRICATEVRHVRKLG is encoded by the coding sequence ATGACAGTCATCGTGCGCGACTTCCTGCCCACCGATGCCGAGGCCTGGGTACGGGTGCGGCGAGCCTCACTCCCGTACATGGTGACCACGCCCGAGCAGGTCGTCTTCGAGCAGGCGACCGCCCACCCCGACAAGCGGTACCGGCTGCTGATCGCCGAGGAGGACGGGGAGATCATCGGCACCGCGCAGGTCGGTATCGCCTATGACAGCCCGGAGCCCGGGCAGGGCTTCTGCAATCCCTACACGCTCCCCCAGCGCGCGGGCCGCGGGGCAGGCTCGCTGCTGGTGCGCACCGCCGAGGAGTATCTGGCCGGTGCGGGGGCCGTCGCCGTCTACACCTGGGTGCTCGACGAACCGGCGAACCGGGTCTTCGCCGAGAAGCGCGGTTACACGCCGAGCCGCCCGGCGCACTTCCTCCATCTCGGCCTGGCCCACGGCACCCTGCCGCCCCGTCAGAAGCTTCCGAACGGTGTGGAGCTGCGCACGGCCGCCGACTTCGCCGACGACCCGAGGCCGCTGTTCGAGGCGGACGCCGAGTCCACGGCGGACGAGCCGAGCGACACCCCGGCCGAGCTCGCGGACTACGAGGACTGGCTGCAGCACACGTGGAACAACCCCGGTCTCGACCGGGAGCTCACCTCGGTCGCGGTGGTGGACGGTCAGGTCGCGGCGTTCAGCGCGGCGAACACCGACGGTCTGACCCGCTACTGGTCGGGGATGACGGGCACCCGCAGGGCGTACCGCAACCAGGGCCTGGCAAAGCTCGCCAAGAACGACTCGCTGCACCGGGCACGCGCGGCCGGCTACACGGACGCGTACACCGGCAACGACGCGGACAACGGCCCGATGCTGGCGATCAACACATGGTTCGGCTACAGGATCTGCGCCACGGAGGTACGGCATGTACGCAAGCTCGGTTGA
- a CDS encoding trifunctional class I SAM-dependent methyltransferase/NUDIX hydrolase/VOC family protein → MTTIDWDSAADSFDEEPDHGLLDPVVRHAWAQRLESWLPGERSDVLDLGCGTGSLALLVTGQGHRVTAVDRSPRMVEQARAKLVGTGAEVLVGDAARPPVGKQQFDVIMVRHVVWLLPDPAAALRHWFGLLRPGGRLLMIEGVWGGVGLSAEQLTGLLAPLTERIHHERLSDDPDLWGKHVDDDRYALLARAEPPYRHTEIVDVHLILRRGPDVLLARRARTGYADGLFNGPSGHVEDGEDVREAMIREAAEEIGVELDPDELRVALVMQHRGPGGAPRTGWFFEAEYDPARPPYNREPEKCSGLAWFPLDALPDDIVAYCRAGLDGYRAGERFLIHWHEDGDTVAYQPHGIRRAVPLPSGGARTGGVHHIELWVPDLAAAEAGWGWLLGELGHVPYQSWERGRSWRRGDSYLVIEQSADLTAGPHDRLRPGLNHLAFHVRDRATLDALVARAPDHGWRLLFPDRHPYAGGEGHCAAYLEDAAGFEVELVVR, encoded by the coding sequence ATGACGACGATCGACTGGGACTCCGCCGCCGACTCCTTCGACGAGGAGCCCGACCACGGACTGCTCGATCCGGTGGTCCGGCACGCATGGGCGCAGCGGCTGGAGAGCTGGCTGCCCGGCGAGCGCTCCGACGTGCTCGACCTGGGATGCGGCACCGGAAGTCTGGCCCTGCTCGTCACCGGGCAGGGGCACCGCGTCACCGCCGTCGACCGGTCGCCGCGCATGGTCGAGCAGGCGCGGGCCAAGCTCGTCGGGACGGGTGCCGAGGTGCTGGTCGGGGATGCGGCCCGACCGCCCGTCGGGAAGCAGCAGTTCGACGTGATCATGGTCCGTCATGTGGTGTGGCTGCTGCCCGACCCCGCGGCGGCCCTGCGCCACTGGTTCGGACTGCTGCGGCCCGGCGGGCGGCTGCTGATGATCGAAGGGGTGTGGGGCGGGGTGGGTCTCTCCGCCGAGCAGCTGACCGGGCTCCTCGCCCCGCTCACCGAGCGCATCCACCACGAGCGGCTCTCCGACGACCCGGACCTGTGGGGCAAGCACGTTGACGACGACCGCTACGCCCTGCTGGCGCGCGCCGAACCGCCGTACCGGCACACCGAGATCGTCGATGTGCATCTGATCCTCCGTCGCGGCCCCGACGTCCTGCTCGCCCGCCGCGCCCGTACGGGATATGCGGACGGGCTGTTCAACGGCCCGTCCGGACACGTGGAGGACGGCGAGGACGTCCGCGAGGCGATGATCCGCGAGGCCGCCGAGGAGATCGGCGTCGAACTGGACCCGGACGAGCTGCGGGTCGCGCTGGTCATGCAGCACCGAGGCCCCGGCGGCGCCCCCCGGACCGGCTGGTTCTTCGAGGCGGAGTACGACCCCGCCCGCCCGCCGTACAACCGTGAACCGGAGAAGTGCTCCGGACTCGCCTGGTTCCCGCTGGACGCCCTGCCCGACGACATCGTCGCGTACTGCCGTGCGGGGCTGGACGGATACCGGGCGGGGGAGCGCTTCCTGATCCACTGGCACGAGGACGGCGACACCGTGGCCTACCAGCCGCACGGCATCCGCCGCGCGGTCCCGCTGCCGTCGGGCGGGGCCCGCACCGGCGGGGTGCACCACATCGAGCTGTGGGTGCCCGACCTGGCGGCGGCCGAGGCGGGATGGGGCTGGCTGCTCGGCGAGCTGGGCCATGTGCCGTACCAGAGCTGGGAGCGCGGCCGCAGCTGGCGGCGCGGCGACAGTTATCTGGTGATCGAGCAGTCGGCCGATCTGACCGCGGGACCGCACGACCGGCTCCGCCCGGGGCTGAACCACCTGGCGTTCCACGTCCGGGACCGGGCCACGCTGGACGCACTGGTGGCGCGGGCCCCGGACCACGGCTGGCGACTGCTGTTCCCGGACCGCCATCCGTACGCGGGCGGCGAGGGGCACTGCGCCGCGTATCTGGAGGACGCGGCGGGGTTCGAGGTGGAGCTGGTGGTGCGTTAG
- a CDS encoding DUF6233 domain-containing protein: protein MTGLHPPTDQVAPNVHTYRTAIEHVSYLPPDLPRLRTLRTWHAMWVERIGEAIAAVEQREKERQQGEERRPPTPDWIIELSIGVGGCYAAGKRHRAITRERALAALADGIRACIHCRPDTELGVV from the coding sequence ATGACTGGGCTGCACCCGCCCACGGATCAGGTGGCGCCCAATGTCCACACCTACCGAACTGCAATCGAACACGTGTCCTACCTGCCGCCGGATCTTCCTCGCCTCCGTACTCTGCGGACCTGGCACGCCATGTGGGTAGAGCGCATCGGCGAGGCCATCGCGGCGGTCGAGCAGCGGGAGAAGGAGCGGCAGCAGGGCGAGGAGCGGCGGCCGCCCACCCCCGACTGGATCATTGAGCTCAGCATCGGGGTCGGCGGCTGCTACGCCGCGGGGAAGCGCCACCGCGCCATCACTCGCGAGCGGGCCCTCGCCGCCCTCGCCGACGGGATCCGGGCCTGCATCCACTGCCGGCCCGACACCGAGTTGGGGGTGGTGTGA
- a CDS encoding DUF402 domain-containing protein: MYASSVEVALVKAGRTKIRYPADVVRDDGIRVTVTAPWAAPGVRDFGFVRFEPGDVFTEHYWRDRWFAVKEVRTGGGTLKGWYCDITRPAVLRDGELLVEDLDLDLWVSADGSSVLRLDEDEFEESGLAARDPAAADAARRALDELERLALAGGLAGLLAPPSPSGATP; this comes from the coding sequence ATGTACGCAAGCTCGGTTGAGGTCGCTCTGGTGAAGGCGGGCCGGACGAAGATCCGCTACCCGGCGGACGTCGTACGCGACGACGGCATCCGGGTGACGGTGACGGCCCCGTGGGCCGCGCCGGGCGTGCGCGACTTCGGCTTCGTACGGTTCGAGCCGGGCGATGTCTTCACCGAGCACTACTGGCGTGACCGGTGGTTCGCGGTGAAGGAGGTCCGTACCGGCGGGGGGACGCTGAAGGGCTGGTACTGCGACATCACCCGGCCCGCCGTGCTGCGCGACGGGGAACTGCTCGTGGAGGACCTGGATCTCGACCTGTGGGTGTCGGCGGACGGCTCCTCCGTACTGCGACTGGATGAGGACGAGTTCGAGGAGAGCGGCCTGGCCGCACGCGATCCGGCGGCTGCGGATGCGGCCCGCCGGGCGCTGGACGAGCTGGAACGCCTGGCCCTGGCGGGCGGGCTCGCAGGACTGCTGGCACCGCCGAGCCCGTCCGGCGCCACCCCCTAA